The Methanophagales archaeon DNA segment CTCCCTGGTCAGAAATGTATGCCCCACCGGTACGCGGTGTATGGAGCTGCATAAGTCCCCTAATTCACGTTCTATAAGCATAGAGCACTCAACATTTGCTAATACCGATCCTGGTATCTTTTGTTCCTTCAATAGTGCCTTTCCCAGTATTGTACCACACTGATCTGCACTCAGCACTCTACCGTGATCATCCACAATCACCACACGGTCTCCGTCGCCATCAAAAGCGGCGCCAAAATCCACGCCCGTTCTCTGTATTTCTAATTTCAATGCGCCCAGGGTTGACTCTGTGGGTTCTGACGGTCTGTTCGGGAATGCAGGATCCGGTTCAGGGAACAGCACATGAGCACGAAGATGCACGCGTCTCATCACATCCGGTGCTACCAGTCCCATGCTGCCGTTACCACAATCCACTGCAATCTTCCTGCCTTCAAAGAGCTCCGGGAGCTCCGGGTGGTGAAATCGTCTGGCTACATATTCTATATATTCTTCTCTCATCTGCAATTTGTGATAATGCCCGATTTCAGACCACGGTACTCCATCGTACTCGCCCGTTGCAGTCGCCATTGTTATCGCACTTATCTTCTCATTTGCCTCCGCCTGGAACCCTACCCCCTCGCCAGTGTACAGTTTCAAACCGTTCCACTCGGGTGGCAGATGCGACGCGGTCACATACGCGACTATATCCTTCTTCAATTGCCAACCTGAGAACGCGCACACACCAAATGAGGTGGTTCCTACATCCGTAACGTCCACGCCGGCATAAAGTAGCCCAGAAATGAGCGCATTAGCGAACATAATAGAGGTAGCACGGATATCGTTACCAACCACAACACTCCGCTCGTTCCGCTCCCGCGCATACATCCCCAGCGCAAACCCTATCCTCTGCATAGTCGCTGGCGATAAATCCTCATTGTAAATGCCTCTTATGTCATACGCCCTGAATATGTGTGAGGGTACTATCTCGCCTACCATATAATCATGGTTAGAACAGAAATATTAATTAAAAAATTAAAGATGATGGAAATGAAATTGAAAGAGCGAGTGGAGCGAGTAAGAGCGATGAAGCGATTAGCAATAGCAAAACTCATTATCCCCTTCTGTCTTGGCATTGCCGCGGCGGTGATACTCTACTTAGCAGGTCAGGATGTGTACACAAGATATGCAACAGTTTTCAGTATATACTCGTTCATGCCTCTTGGGGGTGCAATAGCAGCTATACCCGCAGGTTTGGGGCTGGGGATACATCCAGCAGGTCTCATAGCATTCATCGTCTTCTCCGATGCCGTAGTCTCTTTATTCCTGGTGTGGAACTTTGACCATGCAAAGAAGATACCGCTGATAGGTAAGATGGTGGAGAAGGTGGAAGAGAGTGGTAATAAGGCGCTAATGAGATACCGATGGGCGAAACGATTCGGGTTTGTGGGACTTGTTCTGCTTGTTATGTTCCCTCTTCAATGGACCGGTTCTGCAGTGGGCTCAATAGTAGGCAGGCTGATTG contains these protein-coding regions:
- a CDS encoding phosphomannomutase/phosphoglucomutase, encoding MVGEIVPSHIFRAYDIRGIYNEDLSPATMQRIGFALGMYARERNERSVVVGNDIRATSIMFANALISGLLYAGVDVTDVGTTSFGVCAFSGWQLKKDIVAYVTASHLPPEWNGLKLYTGEGVGFQAEANEKISAITMATATGEYDGVPWSEIGHYHKLQMREEYIEYVARRFHHPELPELFEGRKIAVDCGNGSMGLVAPDVMRRVHLRAHVLFPEPDPAFPNRPSEPTESTLGALKLEIQRTGVDFGAAFDGDGDRVVIVDDHGRVLSADQCGTILGKALLKEQKIPGSVLANVECSMLIERELGDLCSSIHRVPVGHTFLTREAKRTNAVLGIESSGHYVIPSFFPFDDAMVVPLIIAEILTRTGKRLSELVDELPSFPKERRNIKCAESVKFKVIDTLAVRLRAEYGSENININTMDGIRIDLEDGWVLIRASNTSPMIRVTVEGATEAVKQKLMAEFVRRTEEIIKELS
- a CDS encoding small multi-drug export protein, with amino-acid sequence MKLKERVERVRAMKRLAIAKLIIPFCLGIAAAVILYLAGQDVYTRYATVFSIYSFMPLGGAIAAIPAGLGLGIHPAGLIAFIVFSDAVVSLFLVWNFDHAKKIPLIGKMVEKVEESGNKALMRYRWAKRFGFVGLVLLVMFPLQWTGSAVGSIVGRLIGMSPLMTWLGVVLGTLIRTTLFTLISIGVASLF